From one Thermodesulfovibrionales bacterium genomic stretch:
- a CDS encoding SHOCT domain-containing protein has product MFEKGQGQTIVLCLDVSSYRILNREEGEKMKNLLIALTVIFTFVSSLSYAEEWWGRSYDWSWGYGAGSCFLIPLILLIAFWIAVVIGMVYFVKWVTSTRKTPKIQQEDTALDILKKRYARGEISKEEFERIKEDIQ; this is encoded by the coding sequence ATGTTTGAAAAGGGCCAGGGGCAAACCATAGTGTTGTGTTTAGATGTTTCCAGCTATAGAATATTGAATAGAGAAGAAGGAGAAAAGATGAAAAACCTCTTAATTGCATTGACAGTTATATTTACGTTTGTATCGTCCCTTTCTTACGCTGAAGAATGGTGGGGAAGGAGTTATGATTGGAGCTGGGGTTACGGGGCTGGCAGCTGCTTTTTGATCCCATTGATATTGCTGATTGCCTTCTGGATTGCCGTGGTTATCGGGATGGTCTACTTTGTCAAATGGGTCACGTCAACACGGAAAACGCCTAAGATACAACAAGAGGATACAGCCCTTGATATCCTGAAGAAACGCTATGCCAGGGGGGAGATTTCCAAGGAAGAATTTGAGAGGATAAAGGAGGATATTCAATAG
- a CDS encoding flavodoxin family protein has product MKVMAFNGSPRKTWNTATLLQKTLDGSASKGAETELIHLYDLDFKGCISCFACKTIGGNSYGRCAVKDDLAPVFNRIEQADAIVLGSPIYFGDVSGEMKSFMERLLFPYSTYTDPPQSLFPRKIKAGFIYTMGVTEEMMQQLGYAQYFNRHEMILTRIYGSSEYMCSFDAYQFDDYSKVLATRFDPVKKKQRHEEVFPLDCQKAFNMGVRFAGGK; this is encoded by the coding sequence ATGAAGGTAATGGCATTTAACGGAAGTCCAAGGAAAACATGGAACACCGCAACGTTGCTTCAGAAGACTCTTGATGGCTCTGCCTCAAAGGGGGCAGAAACGGAACTTATACATCTCTATGATCTCGACTTCAAGGGATGCATAAGCTGCTTTGCTTGTAAAACCATAGGGGGTAACAGCTATGGCAGGTGTGCTGTTAAGGATGACCTCGCCCCTGTTTTCAATAGGATTGAACAAGCTGATGCCATTGTCCTGGGTTCCCCTATTTATTTTGGTGATGTTTCTGGTGAAATGAAATCATTCATGGAACGGTTACTGTTTCCTTATTCAACGTATACCGATCCTCCGCAGTCGCTTTTTCCCAGGAAGATTAAAGCAGGGTTTATCTATACGATGGGCGTCACAGAGGAGATGATGCAGCAACTGGGATATGCTCAATATTTCAACCGTCATGAAATGATCCTCACAAGGATATATGGCTCTTCAGAATATATGTGTTCTTTCGACGCCTACCAGTTTGATGATTATTCCAAGGTGCTGGCTACCCGTTTCGACCCCGTGAAGAAAAAGCAGAGGCATGAAGAAGTATTCCCTCTTGATTGCCAGAAGGCATTTAATATGGGTGTCAGGTTTGCTGGCGGGAAGTAG